From the Hyphomicrobiales bacterium genome, the window CGGATTTTGAGCATTTGGCATGCTTTGCGGGATTGAATGAGGCGGGACATGCTGAGCTTGCGATACTTGATGACCCTGAACTGGGTTAGGTGGCAGCTGGTTTTGGCCTTGTGCTCTCGCACGGATACCTTCAATCAATGCTCGCGCGTCTTCATCATAATTCTTGTTCAAATTGCGTGCGGCACTATCAAGCGCGCTGGACAAAGTGCCTGTATCAGGCTCTGCAAATTGCTGGTGGTTTGTTGCTTCAAAAGATTGTTCTAAATGCCGCACACGATCCACCAGTTCATTGAGAACCGCGGATTTTGCCACATAGTCATTATCATGCTGCGCTGCATCGCCATGATGTGCTGCTGCATTTAAAGCCGACGTTTGTTCATTGATAACATCTTGGAGCCATGCTTCCACACTTTTGCCTGCCAAGCGAGCCGCTTGCTCTGCCTGGTGCTCAAGAGTGCCATGGTCTTCACTTGGCCTATTCACACTATTTGCAGCTTTCTGCCTAAAGTTCACAGTTATCTCCCGCGCTAGCGAATTAATCTAAATGCCATCACGGTTCGCTTGCTCAGCGAATCACCTGTTTTGACATTGATACCCATGATCAGTTTTCGATAAACGTGGTAAACGGGGGGTTAATAAATTTTAAAATACTTAACTATTATCCAAGTTTATCCGTTAAAAAGCCTATATTTTTCAATAATGATGGTTTTTGGGCGCAGTTCTATATTGGGACTCGCGATAAAATCAATTATCCTATTCCAAACCGTCACAGCGCAGTTCACAGCATCACTCTTATACGAAAGTCTAATAAAGATTACCTTTACGTAAAGTGCATAAATTACTATCTCAGCCGCAACCGAGAGTTGCTCATCGCGCCACTACAACGTTACGACGCTGATCAATCTTTCGGTCAGTTACAATTTTGCACAACATGGTTGTAATCCTCTACAAAGACATCAAACGCATTTGCATCCGAGCAATGCATACACTGGAGAAACTAAATGGCCTTCACAATTGGTGATCTTGCCAAGGAATTTGATGTGAGTTTGCGGACTCTACGCTTTTATGAAGACAAGAACCTAATTCACCCTCGCCGTGATGGTGTAACGCGAATTTATAGCCGCCGAGATCGTGCGCGGTTGAAACTTGTGCTCATGGGGAAACGCGTTGGTTTCTCCTTGAAAGAAATTAAAGAGATGCTCGACCTTTATGATCTAAAGGATGGACAATCCACACAATTGAAGGTTTCTCTCAAACGCTTCAATGAACAAATTGCCTTGCTTGAAAAACAAAAACAGGATGTGGAGCAAGCAATCGGCGAACTGTCACAGACCGTGATGATCGTCGAAGGAATGTTGGTTGAAAAAGAAAGCCAATAAAGCTTACAACTAATATCTATAAGCGCTTGATTGATTTGAGCGCTTTTTTTGTGCCTGAATGTCAAAATTGATCGCATAAAGACAGGCTTTAATAGGCTTTCCCCTTTCCCCAGCCATGAAAATATGCGTCACTCTTTTGTGAAATGCGGAACACAACACTCTGAATCCCGCCATTTTCGGTAGCCGATGATTAGAAACTGGCACATTTGTGAGAGCTTAGACATCAAAGGTCTTGAAAATTTCAACCAAATTAGCTACGTCTAACTCAATAAGTGACGTTTACGTCAACGTAAACTACGGAGAGAAGAATGCCTACATATAAAGCCCCCGTCGATGACACACTCTTCATTCTCAACGACGTTTTGAAAATGGAACGCTATAACAATCTGCCAGGCTTTGAAGATGCATCGCCTGATATGGTTGAAGCAATCTTACGCGAAACTGGTCGTTTTAGTGAAGAAGAATTACAACCGATCAATCTAACCGGCGACCAAGAAGGTTGTGTCCGCAACGATGATGGCTCTGTTAAAACCCCATCTGGCTTTAAAGAAGCATTCAACCAGTTTGCGGAACTTGGCATGATCGGCATGGTTTGCGACCCTGATTATGGTGGGCAAGGTCTTCCTTACATTTTGAATGCAGCATCTAGCGAATATACATCATCAGCCAATATGGCGTGGAGCATGTACCACGGCCTGACACAAGGCGCGATTGCCGCTATTCAAGTGCACGCAGACGACGAGCAAAAACAAAAATATCTGCCAAACATGATTGCCGGCCAATGGAGCGGCACCATGAATTTGACCGAACCGCATTGCGGTACGGATCTTGGCCTTATTAAATCAAAAGCCGTTCCACAAGATGACGGATCTTACAAAATTTCTGGCCAAAAAATCTTCATCTCCGCCGGTGAACAAGACATCACAGAAAACATTATTCACCTCGTGCTTGCCCGCATCGAAGGGGCGCCTGAGGGAACAAAAGGGATTTCTCTCTTCATCGTTCCCAAATTCCACATTTCAGATGATGGAGAAATTGGTGATCGCAACCCCGTTTCATGTGGCTCATTAGAAGAAAAAATGGGCATCCACGGCAATTCCACCTGTGTGATGAACTATGATGAAGCAACAGGCTATTTGATTGGTGAAGAGAACAAAGGCCTTCGCGCCATGTTCACCATGATGAATGAAGCGCGTCTTGGCGTTGGCGTTCAAGGCTTGTCGCAATCTGAGGTCGCATACCAAAATGCTGTGGTCTATGCCAATGACCGTGTGCAAGGCCGCTCTTTAACAGGTGATAAAAACCCAGAGCTAAAAGCTGACCCGTTGATGGTTCACCCAGATGTTCGACGCACATTGCTACGCATCAAAGCCTTTAATGAAGGCGCACGCGCATTTGTTTTATGGACTGCCTTAAAAGGCGACATCGCCCACAGATCAGAAGACGAAAAAGAACGCGCAGCAGCAGATGACTTGATGGGCTTATTGACCCCTGTCATTAAAGGCGTGCTGACAGATGTTGGTTTTGACAACACCGTTTCATCGCAACAAATGTATGGCGGTCACGGTTATGTAGCAGAATGGGGCATGGAGCAATTTGTGCGCGATGCTCGTATTGCTATGATTTATGAAGGTGCCAATGGCGTTCAAGCCCTCGATCTTGTTGGCCGTAAACTGCCTAAAGATGGCGGCAAGGCTGTCATGGCTTTCTTTGGCGAAGTTGAAACCTTCATCAAAGAAAATGCCGACAACGAAGAAATGACAACTTTCACAGCGCCCCTCAAAAAAGGCCTTGGCGATCTTCAAGCCGCAACCATGTGGTTCATGCAAAATGCCATGGCAAACCCTGACAATGCAGGTGCTGGCTCTGTTGATTACATGCATATGTTTGGCACAGTGGCCATTGGCTATATGTGGGCACAAATGGCGCAAGTAGCTCTTGAAAAAGCGGCCAATGACGACAACCCATTTTACCAAACAAAACTTATTACTGGCCGTTTCTACATGGAACGTATGTTGCCAGAAACAACAATGAGATTGGCGAGAATTTCGTCTGGGTCAGAGACGCTAATGTCTTTACCTGCTGACCAATTCTAATACCAATCCATTTGGAGGAGAACAGACTATGGCTGATGCCTTTATCTACGATCATGTTCGCACCCCGCGCGGACGCGGCAAAAAAGACGGCTCACTTCATGAAGTGACGGCGGTAAACCTTGCGGGCCAAACCTTAAGTGCTATCCGCGACCGCAGCGAACTGGACACCAAACAAATAGACGACGTGATCCTTGGTTGTGTCGATCCAGTTGGTGAAGCAGGCGGCGACATTGCGCGAGCTGCTATTTTCTCAGCAGGCTACGACAAATCCGTACCCGGCATGCAGATCAATCGCTTTTGTGCCTCTGGCCTTGATGCGGTTAATATGGGTGCAAGCCAAGTAATGGCAGGTCAACATGATCTGGTTGTTGCAGGTGGTGTTGAAAGCATGTCTCGCGTTGGTCTTGGTGCATCAGGCGGTGCGTGGCCAGTTGATCCAGCTGTTGCTCTTCCGTCTTACTTTATGCCGCAAGGTGTATCGGCGGACTTGATCGCCTCAAAATATGGCTTCTCCCGTGATGACGTGGATGCTTATGCTGTTGAAAGTCAAAAACGTTCTGCTGAAAGCTGGGACAAGGGCCATTTTGATAAATCCGTTATCAAGGTCAAAGACATTAACGGCCTGACCATTTTGGACAATGACGAACACCGTCGCCCAAGCACAGATATGCAATCACTTGCGTCGCTCAATCCATCGTTTGAAATGATGGGCAATATGGGTGGCTTCAATCAGGTGGGCATCCAAGCACACCCTGAACTTGAAAGCGTCAATCACGTTCACCATGCGGGCAATTCATCTGGTATTGTGGATGGTGCAGCAGCGGTTTTGATCGGCTCAAAACGAGCAGGAAAAAAGAACAACCTCACACCACGCGCCCGCATTAAAGCGTTTGCCAACATCGGTTCAGAACCAGCGTTGATGCTGACAGGTCCCGTTGATGTGACAGAGAAACTTTTCAAAAACGCGAAAATGACGCCGGACGATATTGATCTATTCGAATTAAACGAGGCCTTTGCCTCTGTCGTGCTTCGCTACATGCAAGCCTTCGATATTGACCACAATAAAATCAATGTAGCAGGCGGCGCAATCGCGCTTGGCCATCCACTTGGTGCAACAGGCGCAATGATCTTAGGCACGGTTCTTGATGAACTGGAACGTCGCGATTTGAACACGGCACTTGTCACGCTTTGTATTGGTGCAGGCATGGGTACTGCCACCATTATTGAACGCGTTTAGTGGATACGAGGAGAGATAACATGACATATAAAAACTTCACCCTCGACGTTGATAGCGACGGCATTGCACTCATCACTTGGGACATGGCTGATAAATCCATGAACGTGATTGATGAAAGCGTTATGGAAGACATTGTCGCCTTCACCAAAGAAGTAAGCGAAAATGATGCCATTAAAGGTGCCGTGATTTGCTCAGGCAAAAAGGACTCGTTTTCAGGCGGCGCAGACCTTTCCATGTTGGAAGGTTCACTTCGCACCTACAATGAGGCAAAAGCCAAAGACGAAGAAGCTGCAACACAAATGCTGTTTGATGGTGTTTCCCGCCTCGGTTCAATTTACCGCGCATGGGAACAGGTTGAAAAACCAACCGTTTGCGCAATCAATGGCACCTGTATGGGTGGCGCATTAGAGCTTGCTCTTTCTTGCCATGCCCGTGTTGCTTCAGACCATGACAAACTTCGCCTCGCGCTCCCAGAAGTCCAAGTTGGCCTCTTGCCAGGTGCAGGCGGTACGCAACGTGTCTCTCGTCTAGCAAAAGACATGCAGCAAGCGCTGCAAATGTTGATCCAAGGCCAACGCCTTAAAGCAATCAAAGCAAAAGCGCTTGGCCTCATCGATGATGTTGCCCCTGCTGACAAGCTTATTGAAGCCGCGAAGCAAATGATCAACGACGGTATTGTGCCATCAGTAGCACCTTGGGATCAAAAAGGGTTCAAAGCGCCAGGTGGCCGTGTTTACACGCCAGCAGGTATGCAGCTTTGGCCAGCAGCCAATGCCATTTTGCGTGGCCAAACAGCGATGAACTATCCGGCAGCTCAACACATTTTGTCTTGTGTCTATGAAGGTTCAATGGTGCCAATGGATACCGGCCTTCGCATTGAAGCGCGCTATTTCACAGCGTGTATGAAATCTCCGCAAGCAGGCAACATGATCCGCTCGCTCTTCTTGTCCAAAGGAGAGCTTGAAAAAGGCGCACGTCGCCCAGAAGGTGTGGCCCCAAGCAAGATCAAGAAAGTTGGCGTCATTGGCGCAGGCTTCATGGGTGCAGGCATTGCCTTCGTTACGGCGAAAGCTGGCATTCCTGTTGTGCTGATCGACCGCGAACAAGAAGCTGCCGACAAAGGCAAAGCGCATTCAGACGCCTTGATATCAAAGCAAGTACAACGCGGTTCAGCAAAAGCAGAAGACAAAGAGAAGCTGCTCGATCTGATTACGGCAACAACCGATTATAATGAGCTTGCAGATGTGGACCTGGTGATTGAAGCCGTGTTTGAAGAACGCGAAATCAAACGGGTCGTCACCGAGCAAGTAGAATCGGTTATCAAACCAGATTGCATCTTTGCCTCCAACACCTCGACCTTGCCAATCACAGGCTTGGCGGAAGCATCTAAGCGGCCTAAAAACTTCATCGGCATCCACTTCTTCTCACCAGTTGATAAGATGATGTTGGTTGAGTTGATTGTCGGCAAGAAAACAGGCGACCAAGCGCTGGCAACAGCTCTTGATTATGTCCGCATGATCAAGAAAACACCGATTGTTGTAAACGACACACGAGGCTTCTACGCCAACCGTTGCGTGCTCAACTATATCCGCGAAGGTCATCTCTTGCTGACAGAGGGTGTACCAGCCGCGATGATTGAAAATGTCGCAAAAATGGCTGGCATGCCAGTTGGCCCGCTTTCTCTTAATGACGAAGTGGCGATCGACCTTGCACAGAAGATCATGCGCGCGACTATCGCTGACCTTGGAGAGAAAGCCGTTGATCCTGAGTTGATGTCACTGGTTGATACAATGGTAGACAAACATGGACGTCTTGGCCGCAAAAACGGCAAAGGCTTTTATGAGTACCCACCAAAGCCAGGCAAGAAACATCTCTGGCCAGGTCTCAAGGATATGTACCCACAAATTGAGGATACAGACGCTTTGGACGTGCAAGAGTTGAAAGACCGCTTGCTCGTATCTCAAGCTCTAGAAGCCGCACGTGTATTCCAAGAAGGTGTTGTTACCGATGTTCGCGAAGCAGATGTTGGCTCAATTCTTGGCTTCGGCTTTGCGCCATGGTCTGGTGGCACTTTGTCTTACATCGACATGATGGGAACAGAGAATTTCGTCGCTCTTTGCAAAAAATTGCAAAAGAAACACGGGGTCCGTTTCAAACCAAACAAGCTGTTGATTGAGATGGCAAAGAATGGCGAAAGCTTCTATGAGCGCTTCAACCCAAAAGCTGGGATTGATAAAGCTGCTTAGTTTTAAACGTTGTTGATTTGATACCCGGCACTTTTTACAAGTGTCGGGTATTTTTTTGCGCCCACCCCTTATTGGAAACCTATCTATATGACGCTCTATTTTCGCCTGTTGTGGTCCCTCTTTCTTGCTCTATGGCAAACACGTAAGGGACAACGCTTGATTGAGTTTCCTAATGGTGAAAGCGCTTTGTGGTTTCGTGTCTGGCCAACAGATTGTGACATCAATTTTCATATGACCCATTCCCGCTATGGAGCGCTCTCAGATATTGGTCGTCTTGATTACGCAATTCGCGCGGGCCTTGGAAAAACCGTTCGCCAAGAGAAATGGTCCGCCATGATGGCTGGTTATCAAATTGAATTTCGCCGTGAGATTAAACCTTTTGAACGGTTTGTTATGCGCACCCGCTTTTTAGGCTGGGAAGGAACAAACGCTTTAGCTGAACAAACATTTTATGTTTTGCGCAACGGCGAAGAACTCATCGCGGCCAGAGCCCTTGCCCGTGCTGGATTTTACAATCGCAAAAAGCGTGAATTTGTAACAATTGACGAAATTGCGGATAA encodes:
- a CDS encoding MerR family DNA-binding transcriptional regulator; translated protein: MAFTIGDLAKEFDVSLRTLRFYEDKNLIHPRRDGVTRIYSRRDRARLKLVLMGKRVGFSLKEIKEMLDLYDLKDGQSTQLKVSLKRFNEQIALLEKQKQDVEQAIGELSQTVMIVEGMLVEKESQ
- a CDS encoding acyl-CoA dehydrogenase C-terminal domain-containing protein → MPTYKAPVDDTLFILNDVLKMERYNNLPGFEDASPDMVEAILRETGRFSEEELQPINLTGDQEGCVRNDDGSVKTPSGFKEAFNQFAELGMIGMVCDPDYGGQGLPYILNAASSEYTSSANMAWSMYHGLTQGAIAAIQVHADDEQKQKYLPNMIAGQWSGTMNLTEPHCGTDLGLIKSKAVPQDDGSYKISGQKIFISAGEQDITENIIHLVLARIEGAPEGTKGISLFIVPKFHISDDGEIGDRNPVSCGSLEEKMGIHGNSTCVMNYDEATGYLIGEENKGLRAMFTMMNEARLGVGVQGLSQSEVAYQNAVVYANDRVQGRSLTGDKNPELKADPLMVHPDVRRTLLRIKAFNEGARAFVLWTALKGDIAHRSEDEKERAAADDLMGLLTPVIKGVLTDVGFDNTVSSQQMYGGHGYVAEWGMEQFVRDARIAMIYEGANGVQALDLVGRKLPKDGGKAVMAFFGEVETFIKENADNEEMTTFTAPLKKGLGDLQAATMWFMQNAMANPDNAGAGSVDYMHMFGTVAIGYMWAQMAQVALEKAANDDNPFYQTKLITGRFYMERMLPETTMRLARISSGSETLMSLPADQF
- a CDS encoding acetyl-CoA C-acetyltransferase, giving the protein MADAFIYDHVRTPRGRGKKDGSLHEVTAVNLAGQTLSAIRDRSELDTKQIDDVILGCVDPVGEAGGDIARAAIFSAGYDKSVPGMQINRFCASGLDAVNMGASQVMAGQHDLVVAGGVESMSRVGLGASGGAWPVDPAVALPSYFMPQGVSADLIASKYGFSRDDVDAYAVESQKRSAESWDKGHFDKSVIKVKDINGLTILDNDEHRRPSTDMQSLASLNPSFEMMGNMGGFNQVGIQAHPELESVNHVHHAGNSSGIVDGAAAVLIGSKRAGKKNNLTPRARIKAFANIGSEPALMLTGPVDVTEKLFKNAKMTPDDIDLFELNEAFASVVLRYMQAFDIDHNKINVAGGAIALGHPLGATGAMILGTVLDELERRDLNTALVTLCIGAGMGTATIIERV
- a CDS encoding 3-hydroxyacyl-CoA dehydrogenase NAD-binding domain-containing protein, with the translated sequence MTYKNFTLDVDSDGIALITWDMADKSMNVIDESVMEDIVAFTKEVSENDAIKGAVICSGKKDSFSGGADLSMLEGSLRTYNEAKAKDEEAATQMLFDGVSRLGSIYRAWEQVEKPTVCAINGTCMGGALELALSCHARVASDHDKLRLALPEVQVGLLPGAGGTQRVSRLAKDMQQALQMLIQGQRLKAIKAKALGLIDDVAPADKLIEAAKQMINDGIVPSVAPWDQKGFKAPGGRVYTPAGMQLWPAANAILRGQTAMNYPAAQHILSCVYEGSMVPMDTGLRIEARYFTACMKSPQAGNMIRSLFLSKGELEKGARRPEGVAPSKIKKVGVIGAGFMGAGIAFVTAKAGIPVVLIDREQEAADKGKAHSDALISKQVQRGSAKAEDKEKLLDLITATTDYNELADVDLVIEAVFEEREIKRVVTEQVESVIKPDCIFASNTSTLPITGLAEASKRPKNFIGIHFFSPVDKMMLVELIVGKKTGDQALATALDYVRMIKKTPIVVNDTRGFYANRCVLNYIREGHLLLTEGVPAAMIENVAKMAGMPVGPLSLNDEVAIDLAQKIMRATIADLGEKAVDPELMSLVDTMVDKHGRLGRKNGKGFYEYPPKPGKKHLWPGLKDMYPQIEDTDALDVQELKDRLLVSQALEAARVFQEGVVTDVREADVGSILGFGFAPWSGGTLSYIDMMGTENFVALCKKLQKKHGVRFKPNKLLIEMAKNGESFYERFNPKAGIDKAA
- a CDS encoding thioesterase family protein; this translates as MTLYFRLLWSLFLALWQTRKGQRLIEFPNGESALWFRVWPTDCDINFHMTHSRYGALSDIGRLDYAIRAGLGKTVRQEKWSAMMAGYQIEFRREIKPFERFVMRTRFLGWEGTNALAEQTFYVLRNGEELIAARALARAGFYNRKKREFVTIDEIADKLGYTDDSPTLGEIENTFIKARLTPSKNRPAP